Proteins co-encoded in one Hyla sarda isolate aHylSar1 chromosome 4, aHylSar1.hap1, whole genome shotgun sequence genomic window:
- the LOC130367188 gene encoding olfactory receptor 11L1-like: protein MDNRAWLINGNNKVFLFWYLLFCTQENNLSAVTEFFLSGFQVSQDLRIVLFCLFLCIYLCTVCGNLLIITLVSTSKNLHTPMYFFISQLATSDILVITDVVPKLLHILLNNGGTITFNDCITQLYFFGVSETSECLLLAVMSYDRYVAICNPLRYSSIMTRGNCVKLVIICWVIGFSIIFISTITITKLNFCGPNVIDHLFCDIIPSLELSCSDTFIVHLEMYLLGFPVVFIPTTIIIMSYTYIVLSILRISSNISRQKAFSTCSSHLVVVSIFYSTMCSVYVVPTKGLTRSMSKIFSLLYTMFTPMVNPIIYSLKNKDIRKAVQEILHKWVIW from the coding sequence ATGGACAATAGAGCTTGGTTGATAAACGGaaacaataaagtttttttgttctGGTATCTTCTGTTCTGCACACAGGAGAACAATCTGTCTGCGGTCACTGAGTTTTTCCTCTCAGGatttcaagtcagtcaagatttaagaattgtccttttctgtcttttCCTGTGTATATACTTGTGCACAGTATGTGGGAACCTCCTGATCATCACCCTGGTGTCAACCAGCAAGAACCTTCACACCCCCATGTACTTCTTTATCTCACAGCTGGCCACCAGTGACATTTTGGTGATCACAGATGTTGTCCCCAAGTTGCTTCATATCTTACTGAATAATGGGGGAACCATTACTTTTAACGACTGTATAACTCAGCTTTACTTTTTTGGCGTCTCAGAAACATCTGAATGTCTTCTCCTGGCTGTGATGTCTTATGACAGATATGTGGCCATCTGTAATCCTCTCCGTTACTCTTCTATCATGACAAGAGGAAATTGTGTTAAATTGGTCATTATCTGTTGGGTCATTGgattttctattatttttatttccaccatAACTATAACAAAGCTAAACTTCTGTGGTCCCAATGTTATTGACCATTTATTCTGCGACATTATCCCTTCACTAGAACTTTCCTGTTCTGACACCTTTATTGTTCACTTGGAGATGTATTTATTAGGCTTTCCAGTTGTCTTTATTCCAACCACCATCATTATAATGTCTTATACTTATATTGTTTTATCAATTCTAAGGATCTCATCCAATATCAGTAGACAgaaagccttctccacctgtagctccCACCTCGTTGTGGTCTCCATATTTTACTCTACTATGTGCAGTGTTTATGTTGTACCAACAAAAGGTCTAACACGCTCCATGAGTAAAATCTTCTCCCTGCTATATACTATGTTTACTCCTATGGttaaccccattatatacagtctgaAAAATAAAGATATTAGGAAAGCCGTACAAGAAATACTACATAAGTGGGTGATTTGGTAA